The segment AACTCTGCATTAATCCAATTAATAACACAGAGTCGAAGTTGTTTCGTGGGTTATATAGTTATTACATCTTTCTCTAATTCATTATTAATGATATTGTCGGGAGCCTATCCAAACAATTTCTCACTATCATTAAATTTAGCGGAAAGCCCCCTCATATCCTTGCTGATTTTCTCATTGGTGATACGAGCATATATCTGAGTTGTTTGAATATTGGTATGTCCTAACATTTTACTAACAGTTTCAATTGGAATGCCCTTTGCTAGTGTAACTGTAGTTGCAAAGGTATGTCTTGCAAGATGAAAAGTAAGATTTTTGTTTATGCCACACACATCAGCAATTTCTTTCAGATAAGCATTCATTTTTTGATTGCTTAGAACTGGCAAAATTTTATCATCAGGAAGTTCACCTTCATACTTTTGCAATATTTTCTTAGGAATATCCATTAGAGGGACATTTACATTAACTTTGGTTTTGTGCCGTTTAGTCATAATCCAGATATTTCCATCGAAAGAGATTCTGATATGATTTTTAGTTAGTTCTTTCACATCAATGTATGCTAGTCCAGTAAAACATGAAAAAATAAATATATCTCTTACCTGTTCTAATCGTTTAGTCGGAAATTTTTTTTGGATGATTTTATTCATTTCCTGTTCTGTAAGGTATCCCCTGTCCACTTTCTTCAGTTGAATTTTATAATTAGCAAATGGATCATGAACAATTAAACCATTGTTACGAGCTAAAATAATTATTCGTTTAAAGAATTGCATGAACTTCGCCATTGTATTATGGCTCACTCTTTCCTGAGTCAAAAGATAGACTTCAAAATCACGTAAAAACATATCATTAATTGACTTCACAGCCATGTCAGATACTCGGTACTTCTTTTTGATGAAGTTTGCCACATGTTTTCTTGTTACATTATATTTCTGTAATGTAGCTGCTGATTTCGAAATTCCAACCATTGATGCCACATCCTCGTTATGTTTATCGAACAACTTTAGAATTGTCTCTCCACTTTCGTCAAGGCCCAAAAACTCACCTTTGATTTTCTCTGGAGTTACAATATCAAACCGTTGTAAATCATGATAAATTCTATGCAATGATGCTTTAATATCATCCAACCTTGCATTCAGATTTCGGCTTTCAGGATTAATACCTGAAACTTTGTTTGCATTCACATCCCATTTAGATAATTGAACATGAAGTTTCGTATTAAAACGAGTATCGATACCGTCAATGGTTATTCGACACATTACCGGACATGTTCCGTCACTCTTTTTCCTGTCTCTTCTGAGATAAAAAATCACACTAAATGTACTTTTCATAAACTCAATTTTTAAATTATAAATGTATTATATCTTTTTAAATTGAGCTAAATGCAGACTAGCCAAAACTGGACAACAAACTTCCAATGTTGGACAATTCGTCTACCAAATTGTCCAATTAAGCTATGGTAGACGAATTGGGAAATGCAAAGGGGTTTTATTTGTCTATTCCTTGTCATTCTCCCCAGCCACAAACACACAAAAAAACCGTCCAAATCTCTCAATTTGAACGGTTTGTCTAAACTTTGTCGCCCTTTGTCTTGGGCTCTCAGCGGAGAGAGAGGGATTCGAACCCCCGGAGCCTCTCAGCTCAACGGTTTTCAAGACCGCCGCAATCGACCACTCTGCCATCTCTCCAAACAAAGTAAATTGTTTGTCTTTCCTTTCGAAAGCGTTGCAAAGATACAAATATTATTTACAAACTTCCAAGTGTTTGTGGGTATTATTTTCATCTTTTTTTATCTCTTTCTTATAGCTAATTAGTTTTCAATAACTTAGAGTTTATCTTTGTTTCAATATAAATTGTGCGACTTATTTTATCTCTTTCCAAACTATAATGGAGTGGGTGGGTACTCCGTTTTAAATCTCCAAATGGCGTGTTTTTGATTCCTTTTTCTATACAAAATAAGTTAAATATGCTGAATAATAATGCATGGAAGAGGATGCGTTATTTGTTAAGTAAGAATACTATATCTTGATTATGAGTATTTTAGTGCTTAGTTGTAGTTTGGGGTGGAGGATGTTGTGTTTCTGCATGAAAA is part of the Bacteroides coprosuis DSM 18011 genome and harbors:
- a CDS encoding integrase family protein (COGs: COG4974 Site-specific recombinase XerD~InterPro IPR002104~KEGG: bvu:BVU_2470 putative transposase~PFAM: Integrase, catalytic core, phage~SPTR: Putative transposase;~IMG reference gene:2504106998~PFAM: Phage integrase family), with the translated sequence MKSTFSVIFYLRRDRKKSDGTCPVMCRITIDGIDTRFNTKLHVQLSKWDVNANKVSGINPESRNLNARLDDIKASLHRIYHDLQRFDIVTPEKIKGEFLGLDESGETILKLFDKHNEDVASMVGISKSAATLQKYNVTRKHVANFIKKKYRVSDMAVKSINDMFLRDFEVYLLTQERVSHNTMAKFMQFFKRIIILARNNGLIVHDPFANYKIQLKKVDRGYLTEQEMNKIIQKKFPTKRLEQVRDIFIFSCFTGLAYIDVKELTKNHIRISFDGNIWIMTKRHKTKVNVNVPLMDIPKKILQKYEGELPDDKILPVLSNQKMNAYLKEIADVCGINKNLTFHLARHTFATTVTLAKGIPIETVSKMLGHTNIQTTQIYARITNEKISKDMRGLSAKFNDSEKLFG